GTGGCGAACACGATCCTGGGCCGTCAGGTGCTCTGGACCGCCGACGGGATCCAGGCGAAGTTCGCCGTGATCATCGCGGACACCTGGAAGACGGCGCCGTTCGTGGCGCTGCTCGTGCTCGCCGGGCTGCAGGTCATCCCCCGGGAGGTGTACGAGGCGGCGTCGGTGGACGGTGCGACCGGGGTCCGGCGTTTCTTCCGGATCACCCTGCCGCTGGTCAAGCCGGCGCTGCTGGTGGCGGTGATGTTCCGGATGATGGACGCGCTGCGGATGTTCGACCTTCCGCAGGTGCTCGTCGGCGCCCGCGAGCCGGCAGTGGAGACGCTGTCGCAGCTCGCCTGGGACGAGGCGACGAATCTGCGGTACGGCCCCGCCGCCGCCTGCGCCACGCTGCTGTTCGGCTACATCGCGCTGGCCGCGTACGTCTTCGTCAGGCTGCTCGGCGCGGATCTGGTCGGGGACAGGGAGGCACGGCGGTGAGCGACAGCACCGGCACCCGTCGGCGACGGCTCTCCGTACGCCGGCTGGGTGACCATGCCTCCCTGGTGGCGGTGGCGGTCTTCTGCCTCGGGCCGTTCTACTGGATGGTGGTCTCCAGCCTGCGCCGGACCCAGGACATCTTCGACTCCGCTCCGCTGCCGAGCCCGGTCTCGCTGGACAACTACCGGGCGGTCTTCCAGCCGGGCAACGGATTCGTCCGGGCCCTTGGCAACAGCCTGGTGGTGGCCGGCGTGACCACGATCCTGACCCTGATCGTCGGGGTCTTCGCGGCGTACGCGCTCGCCCGGCTGAACTTCCGGTTCAAGCGACCGGTGCTGGCCCTGATCGTCGCCACGTCGATGTTCCCGGGCAGTTTGCTGATCGTTCCGCTGTTGAAGCTCTTCACGGACATCGGCTGGATCAACAGTTACCAGGCGATGATCGTGCCGAACCTCTCCTTCGCGCTGCCGCTCGCGGTCTGGAACCTCACCGCCTTCTTCCGGCAGTTGCCGTTCGAGCTGGAGCAGGCGGCCATGGTGGACGGTTGCGGTGCCGGTCAGGCGTTTCGCAAGATCATCCTGCCACTCGCCGCACCCGGCGTCTTCACCACCGCGATCATCACCTTCGTCGTCGCCTGGAACGAATTCATGATCGCCCTCGCCATGGTGAACGACCAGGACATGAAGACCGCCAACGTCATCGTCGCCCAGTTCACCGGCCAGCACGGCTTCGACCAGCCGTTCGGTACGCAGATGGCGGCCGGCGTGGTCGTCACCGTGCCGCTGGTGATCGCCGTACTCGTCTTCCAGCGCCGCATCGTCGCCGGGCTCACCTCCGGCGGCCTCAAGTAGGCCGTGAAGTCCCCGCCGTCCCCACCCAGGAGCCGCGAATGAGATCACCTGACCCGTCCGCCGGCCTCGGATCGCCGAACCGACGCTCGTTCCTCGCCCTCACCGGGGTGAGCAGCGCGGCATTCGTGCTCGGCACCGGCCATCCCGCCGCCGCCGATCATGATCCACCGGCTCCGGCCGACCCGTTCACCCTCGGCGTCGCCTCGGGCGACCCACTGCCCGACGGCGTGGTGCTGTGGACCCGGCTCGCGCCGGAACCGCTGGCCGCCGACGGGCACGGCGGGATGCCCCGGCGGTCGTACACCGTGCACTACGAGGTCGCCGAGGACGAGCGGTTCCGCCGGGTGGTGACCCGGGGGCCGGCGTTGGCGACGCCCGAACTCGCGCACTCCGTACACGCCGAGGTGCGGGGGCTGCGGCCGGGCCGGGAGTACTTCTACCGGTTCCGGGTCGGCGGCGAGATCAGCCCGGTCGGCCGGACCAGGACCGCCCCGGCGTACGACGCCATGCCCGGCGAACTGCGCTTCGCCACCGCCTCCTGCCAGGCCTGGTACCACGGCCACTTCACCGCGTACGAACACCTGGCCCAGCAGGACCTCGACATGGTCATCTTTCTCGGCGACTACATCTACGAGTACGCGATCAACGCGACGAACCTGTGGCGGCAGGGCGTACCGCTGCCCGCGGCCGAGCACAACGCCGAGATACACACCCTGGAGCAGTACCGGCTGCGCTATGCGCTGTTCAAGCTCGACCCGAACCTCCAGGCGGCACACGCCGCCGCACCGTGGATGATCACCACCGACGACCACGAGGTGCAGAACAACCACGCCGACGAGTGGTCGGAGACCGGCATCCCGCCGGAGGACTTCCTGCGCCGCCGCGCGGTGGCCTACCGCGCGTGGTACGAAAACCTGCCGCTACGTGCCACATCCCTGCCCAAGGGCCCGGACCTGGCGTTGTACCGCCGGCTGCGCTGGGGCCGGCTGGCCGAACTGAACGTGCTGGACAACCGCCAGCACCGCGACCCGTACCCGGCCGGGCTGGTCATCGACAACTCCCCGGAACGCCTCGACGAACGCCGCTCGATCCTCGGGCACCGCCAGGAGGAGTGGCTGTACGACGGATTCCGGCGTACCGAGGCGACCTGGAACATGATGGCGACCGGGGTGGTGATGACCCAGATCGACCGGGACACCGGTGCCGGCGAGCTGTACAGCAACGACCAGTGGGACGGCTTCCCGGCCAACCAGGACCGGCTCTTCGCGGCGCTGCAACGGCACCGCGTACCGAATCCGCTGGTGCTCAGCGGGGACATCCACCGGCAGGTCGCCGCCGAGTTGAAGGCCGACTGGCGCGACCCGGGCTCGGCGACGATCGGCACCGAACTGGTCACCGGCTCGATCACCTCGGACGGGGACGGCGCCGAGACCGACAGCTACGGGCCGCTCTGGTTGAGCAACCCGCACGTCAAGCTCTACAACGCCCGCCGGGGATACGTGAGCTGCCGACTGACCCCGACCGAACTGACGTCGGAGTTCAAGAACCTGCCGTACGTCACCCGGCCGGGTGCCCCGGTCGGCACCCTGGCCCGTTTCGTCACCGAGGCCGGGCGACCCGGCCTGAACCGAGAGGTGTGAGCAGCGCGATGACGCAGCAGCAGAGCCCCGCCTCCCGGGGCGGACGGAGCCGGCGGACCGCACTCGGACTGGCCGCCACCGTGTCGGCGCTGGCCGCGACCGGGGCGGCGACCGCCGCTCCGGCGCAGGCCACCGGCTCCGGCTCCGGCTCGGGCGCCGACGGCGGCCGACCCCGACCCGTGGGCCGTCCCCGCACCTCCGGCGAGCTCGGCCGGATCCGGCTCTCCTGGACGGGTGAGGCGTACCGGCCACTGGTCGACCACTACGCCGTGTACGGCTCGCGCACGGCCGGCTTCCCCGTCGGCCCGGAGACCCTGATCGGCAAGACCGTCTATCCGAACTTCCCGCACGGCCGGCTGGGCGGCTCGGCACAGACCTGGCACTACCGGGTGGTGGTGGTCGACGCGGCGGGCGGACGGAGTCACCCGTCGGTGGAGTTCTCCGGCACCAGCATCGAGTCCGTCACGGTCTCCGGTCGGCCGGTCGCGACCGTCGGCGAGTTCGACCACCGCAGCCTCGAACTCGCGCTGGCGCCGAACGGCACCGCCCAGTACACCGCCCGTTTCGGCACCGGCGTCGACTTCACCGCCGGTACCGACGCGGCCGGCACCGACTGGTCGTTCATCCACCCGGGACCGTCGGACGCCTGGGCCGGCCGGACGTCACACCGGTTCAGCTTCCGGTTCCACCTGGACGCCGTACCCGACGACGAACTGTGGTTGGCGATGTGGCTGATCGACACCCATGCCTCGATCCCCGGCGCGGTGGTCTTCGGCCTGAACGGCGTACCGGTGGCCGAGGTGCCGCTGGAGAAGGGCGCGACCCGGGGCTCGCTGGAGGGCGACGCCACCGTGCCGGGCAGTCCGCTGAAGCCCTCGTACGTCGAACTGGCCCTGCCGGCCGCCCCGGTTCGGGCCGGGGAGAACGTGCTGACCATCGACAAGAACACCGGCTCCTGGCACGTCTACGACGCCCTCGGCATCTACCTGCGGTAACGGCGATCGGGCCGCTGTCGCCCGTCGACGGCGGCCCGTTGCTGGCTGGAGGCGGTGGGCGGCCCTACCGGGCCGACGGCAGCATCGCCAGCATCTGGTTGATCTGTGCGGTCCGGGACAGGTCGATCCGCCGGGCCAGGTCAAGGGATTCCGGGTGCACGCCGGCCCCGGTCTCGACCCGGGCCATCTCGACGGCGTTGTGCTGGTGCGCGATCAACAGGTTGAGGAAGGCGGTCTCGAACTCGGTCCCGCTGGTCCGGGCCAGCGCGGCGATCTGCTCCGGTCCGGTCGCCGGCAACCCGCCGTGGTCGGCGTGCGCGTGCGCGTTCGGGTCCGCCGAGGTGGCCCGACCCCAGCCGCGCAGCCAGTCGCGCATGGTCTCCTGCTCGGCGTCCTGGGTGACCTCGATCGCGGCGGCCAGGGTCTTCACCTCGGTCCGCCGGGCCCGGCTCTCCACCAGCCGTACCAGCTCCAGGCCCTGACCGTGGTGGGTCACCATCATCTGGAGGAACATCACGTCCGCCTCGTTGAACGCCCCGGCCGCGTCGGCCGGGGCCGGGGTGGCGGAGCCGGCCGGGCCCGGCGCGGGAACGGCGGGCGCGGCACCGGTCCCACTCGGAGCGGACGCGCAGCCGCCGAGCATCAGCAGCGTCGCGACGATCACGGTACGGCGGTAGCGGGTCATGGCCTCGTCTCCGGTACGCGGTCGCACCCGGGTCCCGGGTGCGGATGCGGATGGCGGACCTGTGGCGGATACGGACCCGCAGGGGGTACGGGTCCGTATCCGCGACGGGTACGCCGCCGAGGGGTGGGTCAGCCGCCCGCAGTGCTGGGGCAGCCGCCCCTGGGCTGGGTCAGACGCGCTGCCAGAGGGCGGCGACGTTCGGCGGTTCCCAGCCGGCGATGGCGGTGTGCGCCTGCCGGCAGCGGTAGGTCGCCCCACCGTAGGTCACCTGGCTGCCGACCTGGTACGACGTACCGGCCTGCCAGGTGCCGCCGGCCGGCGGCGGTGCGGTGGTGGGCGGTGGCGTGGTCGGGTTCACCGTCCGGGTGGGCGTGGGGTTGGGGTTGGGAGGGTTGCTTCCGCCGCCACCGATCTGGAGGTCGACGCAGGCGTAGAAGGCGTTCGCGGTGTCGGCGATGTTCCAGACCGCGAGCAGCTTCTGCCGGCCGGTCCGGCCGCCCATGCTGACGTTGTGCGAGACCGTGGCACCGGGCTGCCGCCCGCCGTCGTCGAACACGGCGATCCGGGAGTTGCCGATGTAGTACTCCCAGGTGCTGGTGGAGTGCCGGGCGGTCAGCACCCAGTTGAACGTCACCGAGTTGCCGACCGAGGTGGCCGGCCAGTTCCGGCTCTCGTCGCTCAGCACCGCGAAGTGGCCGATGTTGGCGTGGCAGTTGCGCAGCCCCTTCGGGCCCTCCACGCTCTGCGGCTCGTACTGGATCTGGCCGCAGTTGGCGACCCGTCCCTGCGCGCAGAGCGCCTGCCGGCTGGGTGGTGACGAGATGTAACCGTGCGCCTGTGCTGCCGGCACGGCGACGACGAGAGCGGAGAGGACGGCGGCGACGGTGGTCAACGCCAGGACCACGGTTCTTCGCATCGTGGGCTCCTTACTTCATCGGGAAGGTACCCTCAAGATAAAGTAAGGATTATTAACAGTAAATATCTACGGACAGAAAAACATCGATCAAACGAAATCAGTACGCCGGGCGTTGCAGAACGCCGAGGAACTCGGCCAGCAGGCGTTCCCGTACCGCCACCGGGGCGGCGTCGAGCAGGGTGTTCACCGGCGCCATCCGCTCCGGCGGCCGACCGGCGGCGGCCGGGTCCAGCCCCAGCCCGGCGGCGATGCCGGCCACCAGGTCCGGGGTGAGCTGCTCGGGAGGCAGCGCACCGAGCGTCCCCAGCAGCTCGGCGGGCAGCCGCACCGGGCCGGCACGCCGGGCGGCTTCCACTGCGGTCCGCAGGTCGACGCCGAACTCCGCCACCCGGGGCGCCACCGAGGCGGTCACCGACAGGTGGATGTTCGCCGGCAGCCCGCCGTACGACAACTGGGGCTGGGTGTGCCAGCCGCGCGCGGTCAGCTCGTCGGCCAGGACGAACAGGTCCAGCCCGGGATCGGTGCTGACGAAGCAGACCACCGTCGACTCCGGTTCGGCGAACAGCCGCAGACCCTCCACACCGGACACCTCGGCGGCCAGTCCGCGTACGGCCACGAGAGTCCGCTCGGCCAACGCCAGGTAGCCGGCCTCACCGAGATGCCGCAGCGTGGCGTACGCGGCGGCCAGCGGCCCACCCGACCGGGTGGACGAGATCACCGGGTTGACCATGGTGTACCCGGGCCAGCCGGCGAACGCGAAGTACTGCGGACGGCGCAGTTCGGCATCCCGGTGCAGCAGTACCGACACCCCCTTCGGGGCGTACGCGTACTTGTGCAGGTCCACCGAGATCGAGGTGACGCCCGGCAGGTCGAAGTCGAACGGCGGCACCGGTTCACCGAGCTGCCGCAGGAAGGGCAGGATCCAACCGCCGAAGCAGGCGTCCACGTGGCACCGCACCCCGGCCCCGGCGGCGACCTCCGCGATCTCGGCGACCGGATCCACCACCCCGTACGGATACGACGGCGCCGAGCACGCCACCAGTACGGTCTCCGGGCCGATCGCCGCCGCCACCTCCCCGACCTCGGGGCGGAGCGTCCGCGCCGACACCGGCACCTGGTCGAGCGCGACCCCGAGATAGTGCGCCGCCTTGGCGAACGCCGCGTGCCCGGTCGTCGGCACCACCAGCCGGGGGCGGGCCACCTCCGGCCGGGCGTCCCGGGCCGCCTTGACGGCCAGGATCAGCGACTCGGTGCCGCCACCGGTGACGCTGCCGACCACATCCGGCGCCGCCGTACCCGGCCCGCCGCCGAGCAGCCGGGACGCCGCGCCGACCAGTGCGTTCTCCAGCCCCAGTACGGACGGGAAGGCGGTCGGGTCGAGCCCGTTGACGTGTGCCGACAGGGCGTACGCCGACATCGCCAGCTCGTCCAGGCCGGGCAGCGCCGAGTCGTAGACGTAGGCGAAGAGCCGCCCGCCGTGCGTCGGCAGATCCACCGCCCGCAGGTCGCGCAGCTCGGCCAGGACCTTGTCCGCGGGTACGCCCTCCGGCGGCAACGCCTCGATCATGGCGGCCACCGTAACAGCCGACAACGCGCCGATGGCGGTGCCGCGAACTCGGTGTACGGCCGGAATCCGTGCCGTGGTGCCGGGCCTTTGGCGGGGTTACGGGCCGCAGCCGGTCAGCGCTCTCGGACGTAAACCCCGACTCCGGGCAGCGTCTCCGTGATGCCCTTGGCCCGGAGGTTCTGCATGGCGCGGTCGATGACGGGCTCCGTGACGCCGTAGTGCTCGATCAACTCCCGTCGGCTGGGCAGCCTGGAGCCCGGCGGAAACTCGCCCGCCTCAATCCGTTTCTCCAGGTCATCGGCTATTTCCTCATAGCGGTAGCGCGGTGGCACGGTGATCCCTCCGGTCGGCACCGTGGAAAACGCCGACCACGGCACGGTTTCCTGCCGTCGTCGCGGGCCACCGGCCAGACTCTGCGCGCCTCTGGTGCCGCTCAGACCTTCTTCACGTACACGCCGCGCCCGGGAACGGTCTCCGTGAGTCCGCGCAGCTTGAGCGTCAGGAAGACGCGATCCGCCACGAAGTCCGAGACCTCGTACTCCGCGCACAGCTCAGCACGGGTCGGGAGCTTGGCTCCGGGCGCGAATTCCCCGGAGGCGATCCGCGCTGCCATTTCATCGGCAATTCGCTCATAGATAGACGAATAGGGAGACACTGCTGAAATCCCCTCCGGTCGGCGATTCCAGTAGACCACTCCCCGTGGACCCTTGCCTACCCATGGCACCCATGGCACCCTCTCTTACATAGCCCCTCCGGTCGGCAACCAGGCGGGGCGGATGGCGGTCCGGCTACGCGACGCAGGGCTCCGTGGCCGGACCTGCCGTACCCGACGAAGGGTGGACGCGCGTGTTCAGCGACGACCTACCGCACCAGCCCGTACCGCTGACCGACCGGGACCGGTACCCGTACCGGAGTCCGTCGAACGGGCCGAGATGCGCAGCGTGCTCCTGCGCCACGTCAGCAACGGCGGTAACTGCCGGTCGTGCGGAAGGCCGCCGGACCACACCGGAAGATGCTGGGCGGCCAGGGTTGCGTACGAACGACTCGCCAGCGACTGGGGAAAGTGACCCCCGCTACCGCGCCGCGCCGGGAGCTGAGGCGGCTGCCAGCCGTTCCGGGGTCAGGTCGTAGCCGCGCATCGCGAGCAGCCCCAGCCCGACCAGCAGAGCGGGCAGCACGGTGAAGCCGACCAGCACCCCGGCTCGGGCGGTGCCGGACTGGGCCGCCGCCGAGCCGGTCGACGAGGAGACGTAGCCGGTCAGTTGCAGCACCAGGCCGTAGATGCCGGGCCCGAGGGCCAGCCCGAACGTCTCGCCGGCCGTCCAGAGCCCGGTGAAGACCCCGGCCTGGCGGCGGCCGGTGCGCGCGGTGTCGTACCCGATACAGTCCGGCAGCATCGCCAGCGCGAAGACCTGCTGGCCGGCGTAACCGCAGCCGATCGCCGCGACCACCAGGTAGACCAGCGGGGCCGGCAGGACCGGCGCGGCGGCCAGGGCCAGTGCGCCGGCCGCGAAGAGCAGCGACGCGTACCCGAAGGCCCGGGGCTTGCCGAGTCGGGCGCCGGCCCGGCTCCACAGCGGCATCACCAGCAGCGCCGGGCCGACGAAACAGGCGAACAGCAGGGTCGACCCGGTGTCCGGGCTGCGCAGCACGTGCGTGGCGAAGTAGCTGACCCCGGCCAGCACGGTCGCGACGCCGGCCGACTGGACGACGAAGCAGATCAGCAGCAGCCGGAACGGCCGGTTGGCGGCGGCGACCGCGAGTTGGGCCCGCAGGCTCGGCTCGCTCGCCACCACCACCCCGGTCGGGGCGGAACGGGTGCCGAGGAACGCGCCGACCGCACCGAGCACGATCAGCACCGCCACGAAGAGTCCCAGCCAGCGGTGCCCGGCGACGCCGTCGCCGCCGGCACTCACCACCACCGGGGCCAGCGCGCCGGAGACCAGGATGGCCAGCGCCAGCACCGCGACCCGCCAGGTCATCAGGCGGGTCCGCTCGGCGTAGTCGTCGGTCAGCTCGGCCGGCATCGCCACGTACGGGACCTGGAAGAAGGCGAACGCGGTCGCGGTGAGCAGGAACGCCACCGCGACGTACCCGGCGGCGGCCGGACCCGCCCCGAACGGCGCGGCGAAGATCGAGGCGAAGAGCAGGGCCAGGGCGAGACCGCCGGCCAGCAGGTACGGCCTACGCGCGCCCCAGCGGGACCGGGTCCGATCCGAGATCCGGCCGGCGACCGGGTTCACCAGCACGTCCCAGGCCTTCGGCAGCAGTACCAGCAGTGCGGCGAGCCCGGCCGCCACGCCCAGGGTGTCGGTCAGGTACGGCAGCAGCACCAGGCCGGGGACCGTACCGAAGGCGCCGGTGGCCAGCGATCCGAGGGCGTACCCGGCATGCACCCGCCGGGGCAGGACGACCCGGGACGACGGCGGTCCGGCGGCGGCCCGGGGTGGCGGGACATCCATGCGCCGGAATGTTAGCCGTACCGATCTTGTCCGGGCTCCCGCGTTCGTGCGGTAGTGGTGGCCGATCGGCGTAACGCCGACCGGCCACCACGGCTGAGTCTCAGGTCAGCCCTGACCACCCAGGTACATCGCGTTGAACAGCAGCCGGTAGGTGCCGTGCGACTGGGCCCGGTGCTGCGGCTTGAAGCCGATCATCACCACCTGTCCGTCACCCACCTTCGCGGTCACCACGGCGCTCTTGCCGCCGATGACGTCCTCACCGAGCAGGAACCCGCTCTTGAGCAGGTTGTCCGTCGGCCAGGTGGCCGCCACCGAAACACCCTTCGCACCCGGGTTCACCTCGAACGCCGGGCCGTCGGCGACGAACGCCGAGGCAGTCGAACCGAAGCCGGCCGCCACCGGGTCGCTGGCGTCGACGTTCAGGTTCAGCACCGAACCCGGGATGTTGAACTCGGTCTCCTCCACCCCGGCGGTGACGTCCTTCACCGGTACGCCGAACGCCTGGATCGGCAGCTGCGCCGCCCGGTTCAGGGTGACCACGGTGCCGCCCGCCTCGACGAACGCCTTGAGGTTGGCCACACCCGCGTCGGTCATACCACCGGTGTACGCGTCCGGCAGCGAGCCGGCCGCCCGACCGTTGCGCATCGAGTTGTACGTGGCGTCCGGCAGCACGATGGTGTCGTACGCCGCCCGCAGGTTCCCGGTCCGCACCGCCGCATTGGTCAGCTTCTGGTACGGGAACCGGAACTGGTCCAGGATCAGCCGGGTCCAGCCCTCGTCGTAGTTGTTGAACCCGTCGTACAGGCCGATCCGGGGTGCGGCCAACGCCTTCGCCTGGGCCGGCTTGGCGTCCACCGCCGCGATGCTGAGCCCCAGCTCGGTGGCGAGGGCGGTGACCCGGTCACCGGTCTCCGGGCCGGTCTTGACCAGGAAGGTGCCGGCCGGCAGCTTGCCGGTACGGGTGGTCACCTCGCCGGTGCTGCGGGAGACCTTCTCGCCCGCCGCCAGCAACGCGTTCACCGCGGTCGAGCTGTCGTTGACCCGGGGGTCGAGCGCGTACGCGTGCTTCGGCGCTCCGGCCACGGTTCCGGTCGGCACCTTCGGCCAACCGACCTCGGTGGCGCTGACCCGGACGGTCTTGTCGAGCTTGTCGACGGCGACACCCATCTGGAACGACAGGGTGTAGCCGGTGATGTCGTACGGCGGCTCCAGCGGGCCACCGGGGTAGAGCCGCCGGTCCGGGTAGACCTGCGGGTTGAGCAGGTCCAGCACCGCAGCCCGGTACGGCTGGGCCTCCCGGACCAGGTAGCTGCCGGCCGGGTAGGTCCGCTTGCCCACCTTGAACGAGCTGAGCGCCTGCTCGACCCGGATGTTGTTCCAGCGCAGCTTGTCGACCAGCTTGGTGGCGGTCGGGAAGTCCGCCTGGTCCGCCGGGATCACGTAGGTGGTGCCAGCACCGTTCTTGGCACCGTCCTTGGCCATCTGGTACGCGCCGTAGAGCCAGCCCTCGCGGTCGTCGCTGGCCAGCCGGAGCATCGCCCAGGAGGCGGTCTTGATGTAGTCGCAGCTCTGCGACAGGTGCCACTCGCCGCCCTCCCACGGGCTCGGGTAGAACACCGACGGCTGGCTGGTCGAGGTGCCGTCGGCGAAGGTGGCCGGGAAGTCCTTCGGGTCGTACGTCCTCGGGGTCGCCGAGGCGTGCGCGGTCTCGGTCAGGATGCCGATCTGGTTGTGGTAGTACGGCGCGGTCCGGGCGCCGCCGTTCCACCAGATGTCGTACGACTGCCGGGCCAGCGCGCCGACCTTGTCCTCGCGCTCCAGTCGCTGCCCCATCGCGTCACCGACGATGTTGACGCCCCGCACCACCTGCGGGTGGATGTTCGGGTTCAGCGGGTCCTCGAACGGCGGGATGCTGATCCGGGCCGGGAAGACCGCCGTCTGGTGCACGTTGTGCATCACCTGCGGCAGCCACTCGTGGAAGAGCTGCCGGCCGACGTTCTGGGTCTCCTGGAGGTTGAACATGTACCAGTCACGGTTGTTGTCGTGGCCGGCGTACTTCTGGTACAGCTCCGGGTAGCCGGCGTCCTGGTACGGCCCGCCCAGGTTCTGCCGGTACCACTCGGCGACCTTGGTGCCGCCGTCCGGGTTGGTGTTCGGCACCAGCAGCGTGATGACGTTGTCCCGGATCGCCCGCGCCTCCGGCGTCTCACTGGTCAGCAGGTCGTACGCGAACTGCGGGGCGGTCTGGTGCCCGGCCACCTCGGTGGAGTGGATACCGAAGTCGACCCAGGCGACCGCCTTGCCGCTTTCGGCCAGGCCCCGGGCCACCGACTCGGAGAGCCCGTCGCCCTGGGACAGCCGGACCGAGGTCTCCCGGTACCGGTTAAGGTTGCTGTCCTTGAGGTTCTCCTCGGAGGAGACGATGGCCATCAGCTGCGGCCGTCCCTCGCTGGTCTTCCCGATCTCGACCAGCTTCATCCGGTCGCTGGCCTGGTCCAGTTTCCGGTAGTAGTCGGCGATCTGTTCGTAGGTGGCCAGCTTGTAGTCGGCGCACGGCACCCAGCCGAGCACGGACTGCGGCTTGGGTACCCGGCCGGCGGCGTTCGCGGCGTCCGCGGTCGCGGACGTCAGGACCGGAGTGCCCAGCAGCGCCACGGCGATCGCGGTCGGCAGAGCGATTCCGGAGAGTCTTCGGTTCACCTGATAAGCCCTTCATACGACGATGTACGACGGAAAAGGGTCCGACAGGGGCGGCCGCGCCAACTCGGATGACCTTGATCTAACCCGTCTACCCGCAGGTCAGGAACATCGATGCGCGAAGTTGAGGCAATCTTGAGAATCCCGGCATTCGGTGTCGCGGGCTAATGCGGGATGATCGCAGTGCTGGTACTCCAGACGAGGAGCGGGCGGGTATGCGCATCCTGTTGGTCGAGGACGACGCCCGGGTGGCCGGCGCGATGGCCTCCGCCCTGTCCCGGCGCGGGTACGACGTGGAGCGGGCCGCGACCGCCGCCGCCGCGCTCGCCGCCGCCCCGTGTGACCTGGTACTGCTCGACCTCACCCTGCCCGACGGCGACGGCGTGGAGGTGTGCCGGGCGCTGCGCCAGCGCAGTGCGCAGCTCGGCATCATCGCGGTCACCGCGCGCGGCGAGGAACGCGACCGGGTCCTGGGCCTGCGGATGGGCGCCGACGACTACGTGGTGAAGCCGTTCTCGATGGCCGAGTTGGAGGCCCGGATCGTCGCCGTGCTCCGTCGGGTCAGGGCCGGGGCGCCCCGGCCGGAAATCGTCGAGGTCGGCCCGATCTGGATCGACGTCGCGGCCCGACTCGTCACCGTGCACGGCCAGCCGGTGACGCTGACCCGCAAGGAGTTCGACATCCTGGTCTCGGTGGCCCGGCAACCGGGTTCGGTGGTGCCGCACGAGCGCATCGTCCTCGACGTCTGGCCGACCACCGGTGCGGCCCGGCACACCGTCGAGGTGCACGTCGGCTCGCTGCGCGGCAAACTCGGCGATCCCGACCTGGTGCAGACCGTGCGCGGCATCGGCTACCGGCTCCGGGCCGAGTAGACCGGAGCCGACGTGCGCCGCCGTTTGGTCTTCAGCTACTCGCTGCTCATGATCCTGGTCCTGCTGGCCCTGGAGACGCCACTGGCCATCACCCTCGCCAACCGGGAGACCGAG
The nucleotide sequence above comes from Plantactinospora soyae. Encoded proteins:
- a CDS encoding MFS transporter — translated: MDVPPPRAAAGPPSSRVVLPRRVHAGYALGSLATGAFGTVPGLVLLPYLTDTLGVAAGLAALLVLLPKAWDVLVNPVAGRISDRTRSRWGARRPYLLAGGLALALLFASIFAAPFGAGPAAAGYVAVAFLLTATAFAFFQVPYVAMPAELTDDYAERTRLMTWRVAVLALAILVSGALAPVVVSAGGDGVAGHRWLGLFVAVLIVLGAVGAFLGTRSAPTGVVVASEPSLRAQLAVAAANRPFRLLLICFVVQSAGVATVLAGVSYFATHVLRSPDTGSTLLFACFVGPALLVMPLWSRAGARLGKPRAFGYASLLFAAGALALAAAPVLPAPLVYLVVAAIGCGYAGQQVFALAMLPDCIGYDTARTGRRQAGVFTGLWTAGETFGLALGPGIYGLVLQLTGYVSSSTGSAAAQSGTARAGVLVGFTVLPALLVGLGLLAMRGYDLTPERLAAASAPGAAR
- a CDS encoding M14 family metallopeptidase — encoded protein: MNRRLSGIALPTAIAVALLGTPVLTSATADAANAAGRVPKPQSVLGWVPCADYKLATYEQIADYYRKLDQASDRMKLVEIGKTSEGRPQLMAIVSSEENLKDSNLNRYRETSVRLSQGDGLSESVARGLAESGKAVAWVDFGIHSTEVAGHQTAPQFAYDLLTSETPEARAIRDNVITLLVPNTNPDGGTKVAEWYRQNLGGPYQDAGYPELYQKYAGHDNNRDWYMFNLQETQNVGRQLFHEWLPQVMHNVHQTAVFPARISIPPFEDPLNPNIHPQVVRGVNIVGDAMGQRLEREDKVGALARQSYDIWWNGGARTAPYYHNQIGILTETAHASATPRTYDPKDFPATFADGTSTSQPSVFYPSPWEGGEWHLSQSCDYIKTASWAMLRLASDDREGWLYGAYQMAKDGAKNGAGTTYVIPADQADFPTATKLVDKLRWNNIRVEQALSSFKVGKRTYPAGSYLVREAQPYRAAVLDLLNPQVYPDRRLYPGGPLEPPYDITGYTLSFQMGVAVDKLDKTVRVSATEVGWPKVPTGTVAGAPKHAYALDPRVNDSSTAVNALLAAGEKVSRSTGEVTTRTGKLPAGTFLVKTGPETGDRVTALATELGLSIAAVDAKPAQAKALAAPRIGLYDGFNNYDEGWTRLILDQFRFPYQKLTNAAVRTGNLRAAYDTIVLPDATYNSMRNGRAAGSLPDAYTGGMTDAGVANLKAFVEAGGTVVTLNRAAQLPIQAFGVPVKDVTAGVEETEFNIPGSVLNLNVDASDPVAAGFGSTASAFVADGPAFEVNPGAKGVSVAATWPTDNLLKSGFLLGEDVIGGKSAVVTAKVGDGQVVMIGFKPQHRAQSHGTYRLLFNAMYLGGQG
- a CDS encoding response regulator transcription factor, whose translation is MRILLVEDDARVAGAMASALSRRGYDVERAATAAAALAAAPCDLVLLDLTLPDGDGVEVCRALRQRSAQLGIIAVTARGEERDRVLGLRMGADDYVVKPFSMAELEARIVAVLRRVRAGAPRPEIVEVGPIWIDVAARLVTVHGQPVTLTRKEFDILVSVARQPGSVVPHERIVLDVWPTTGAARHTVEVHVGSLRGKLGDPDLVQTVRGIGYRLRAE